Genomic DNA from Triticum dicoccoides isolate Atlit2015 ecotype Zavitan chromosome 4B, WEW_v2.0, whole genome shotgun sequence:
AGAAGaacaggaaaaaaagaaaaaaaacgaaaacagaagaataaaagaaagaacaaaagagaTAAAAATATGAAAGTTAGCATGTCTTGTTGGTGATGGCGGGGTGGGACGTCCCCGGTTCGATTCCTGCTACTAGCAGACTTTTTTGCAGTGTGATACCTAAAGAGAGAAAagccagatgggccggcccagcggtgGGGGGGTATGCGCCCGTTTGTAATTAGTACTGTAGcaggcgcttaaggcgccgaatagGAACCAGCGGAAGCGACTACCCTTAAGTGATTTCGCCAAAGCGACTACCCTTAAGTGATTTCGCCATGGCCACTGCGACACATGCGTATCGGCCCTATACCTACTGCCCAGCCCAGCCCAGCACGGCCGCACCGCCGTACGAAGCCCAGATCAAACGGGATGGACGCCCCAGATGCACCGAGCCTACTCATAAAGCCACCATGAAGTCCCCACGCCCACGGCCTCCAGCCCTAGCGCCTCCGCTCCTCTCCACCGCCGCCACCCCGTCCCCGCATCCTCTCCCACGCGAAGACCGCCGCCGCCCGTCAAGATGGTACGGCGAGGATACATCGCGGCTTTTATCCCCTTCGATTTTTGTCCGAATGTTTGCTCGTTCGTTTGATCCGAGACTTGCGCATCTCTTGTGATCTAATCTGTCTGTTGTCTCGGTTGGGAATCGAACGGAGCAGGTGCTGCAGAACGACATCGACCTCCTCAACCCGCCGGCGGAGCTCGAGAAGCTCAAGCACAAGAAGAAGCGCCTCGTGCAGTCCCCCAACTCCTTCTTCATGGTACGTGCGCACCAGATCACGTAGGATCAATCTGGGGGTTCCCGTTCCTTTGACTGCTCTCCTGGCTCGGCCCCTAATTACGTGCTTGTCTTTGTGTTCCGTCCGTGCAGGATGTCAAGTGCCAGGGCTGCTTCAACATGTAAGAGCGTATGATCTTTTCCGCGCTTTAGTCTTCTTGTGTTCATAGTTAATAATATACTGCACAGTAACATTAAGATGGTGGATTGGATTCTTGACTTGGGCACTTGATGTAAAAAAGATGCTATCAATGATTTAGATTGCTCTGCTTTAGGAATGGCATAAAGGTTAGGTTTATGCACATAGAACTGCCTGCTATATGAGAAAATATGTAGATTTAGCACCCGGTGCATCTTGTACGACGTTGTGGTTCGTTGATGTTCGTCGAAGTTGGGTTAGTTTGCGTGCATTTATACAACATGCAAACGTCACCTGATGGTTCAGCTCGAAATGTTGAGCTGATTGCTAGTTTCCATGATCATTCCTCCTCACCTCCCTGATTACCCATGCTGTTTGCCTGGCCCTGACTTGAATTATATCTACGTATCAACCAATTCCAGTTTATTCGTTATTACTGAAGCTTGCTCTTGTTCATTCACGTATCATATATCTGACTCTGTTGCATTGATCGCAGAACAACTGTGTTCAGCCACTCTCAGACCGTGGTGGTGTGCCCTGGCTGCCAGACGGTGCTCTGCCAACCCACCGGAGGAAAGGCGAGGCTCACCGAGGGATGCTCCTTCCGCCGGAAGGGCGACTAAGCTGCACGCCTGTTTATGGGAAAATGAAGCCCTGCTGAACCTTACTTTTCAAGTAACTAGTTATCCTGAATGTGTACTGGTCAAATTTTGTTAATTATGCTTGCCCGTTTGCCAGCCTGAACGTTGTACCAACGTGTTCTATGTCATGCACTTTTTGAGTCGCCTGTTGTTGGTGCTTCTGTTTGTCTGGCTGCCTGGTGATATCTAAGTTTGGTTCTTGTTATGTAGTAGTAATAGCCTGCTGCATTCTCTTGACAGTGTTCAGTGTTTGGTATATATGGCAAATCCGACCCCTCAAACTCGGCGGGCACGCCTTATATTTCATCTTGCATGCTCGCGTCCCTTGTATCCTAAACCTCAAAACCATGCAATTCATGCAATGGTATGTAAAATACATGATCATAGCACAGTTCATCGGATTAGCTGGACAAAAAGTAACATGATTCATCGGAGCTCAACGGCGGACAGTGCATATCCATACTACAAACATAGATAAAATATAAATAGAGGGATGAAGGGTGGGGGAAATCATCATTTCCTTGCTGGCCCCTTCCCCTTTCGGTTGTTGGCGTGGAGCAGGCGGTCGTGCTCCTTGGCATGGCGGGCTGCCTTCGCTGCCGCCTCCTTTGTTGCCTCGTGCTCTTTGTTGCCTCGTGCTCTGACAGTTGAATGGCGAGTCCGAGTGCCGCATTCTTGCGGCGGAGGCGCCACGCATATGCCTCCGCCGTCGTGAGTGTTGCCTCAGGATCGATCGATGCGCGGACATCGACTGGGATGCCGATGCCCTCCCCCTCGCCTGCTGCCTGCTCGTGCCTTTGACTCGGGCGTTCGAGTGCATGTCGGCCCTGCCGCGGGCACGAGGACCCGGCGGTGGCTGGGCACCAACCTCCGAATCTGAGGGTGTTGGTGGTGGGCGGCGTACCTGGAGGAGCGGAGCGAAGTGGTTGGAACTGCGCGCCTAGCGGTAAGGACTGGCGATGTCGATGGGCGTCGGGCGCTGTCGAAGTGGATCTGCCGCTGTCGGATCTGCCTTGGTCGACGACCGAATGCCTCAATGCAATGCGGAGGGCGACCTCCTTCACATCGTCGGGGTCCTCATTGCGCAGCAGGCTAGACCAGTCGGAGCCTGAGTCCCCATCGGAGGCAGCTGCTTCGGTCGACGGCGATATTTGTGGGGCAGGCATGGGCCAGGCCGGGCCAAGTCGACGTGGCGGGCGCGTTCGGACCgcctcatatttgggctggatatgaggggtgtcggtcaCTCCGGGCGTTTGAGGGCGGTTTGAGAGGCCTGATTGGATCCAAATTTCATGACCGGTCAGTGACCGGACGGCCTGCCAGGGCGTTTAAAACAGATTTGAGGGGTCCAATTATAGATGCTCTCATATCCTATGTCTGGGCCATATATATTCTCATCTATCTGTCCATCACCTAGAAGGTGCCATAACTTTCTTCCATCTTCATGTGGCTTTTCTACATGCACACCCGGCTGAACTCCTCGCCGCGATTGTGCCATCCCACAGTAATGCATCGTGGCTCAACTTACTCACAGGCTAATAGCCGCAACGTAAACTACGTTTCTGGCTAATGTCCCTATTCATTGAGGTATGTCTACCAACAAATGGCCAGGACCATAGGTCATGGACATCGAGATGTCGAGCCGATGGATGTAGCGTATCCAGCTGCAAACATGGagagttggagaggtatctctatgcCCTCTCGAGTGATCAGATCAGGAAGAACATGGTCGTGCAAGGTTAAGAGTTAACCTCATCAGGGAGCTGATTCACATCTCGAGTAGCGAGGAGGAAGCCACCAAACATAGTGTGCAAGTTCTCGTCTTGGGCTTTGACAAAGTGGCGAGGGGATTTTACATGTGACACAttgagggctcctttgattcaaaggaattgcatAGGATTTTTGAAGGCTTTGGACCCTTAGGAATTTTTCTTGTGAtgcttgtttgattcgtaggattggcatCCTTAGAAATTTTTCCATAGGATCCATTTCTAGTACAGATCCATTTCTAgtacattttggaggaaaatttccatccactcaaacctttttgtagaattcctttgtttttcctgcgCTATCAAACATTCTTTTAAATCCTGTAGGATACTATAGGACATGccatcctattcctgcatttttcctATTCCTTCATTTTGACAATCCTGGGAATCAAAGAGGCCCTGAGAGGTTTGTCTGAATGATTTTGTAGGGGCTTGGGATCTGGCACCTCTTGCTAGAGGTCGTTACCAGTTATTGGGCGAGGAGTTTGAGTTAGCCTGGCGCGACTTGATGAACTTGGCGCCAGAGCAGCAACCCATTGGCGCAAGTATGGAGTTGGTCTGCTATCAGGTTCAGTAAGAATTACTCAGATTCTCGAACTGTTCCGGGGTGGCCCAAACCCCGACAGTTCCAACAGAGGATCGTCATTCCTCCTGACGGGCGCTCTCATTCGCGCCCGCCAGTTCCCCGGTAGCCCCTACACCGGTAGCTTCCTTACCACCTGGCTCTCCTACAAATCTCCCATCCTCTTCCCTCTCAGCCGCTCTCTGTTTCTTATACATGTCCGAGATTACATCAGTTCTGCTATCTGTATCTAAACTGGGTGCAACCATGTTGCATGTGGTCCTTTTACCAAGCACCGATTCCTTCTCCCCTGAATCTTTTCTTCCCTTGAGCTGACCGATGTACCTTTTTATCTTGGCCTTGAACTCTATTGTCTGAGTCTTCGCTGGGCTGCTGATCTGGGAGGCTGGCACCCCCTCCTGGGCAGCCGAGTCCCCCACCTTGGCTACTTCACCCGAGGCCTGCACCTTCCCTGTTACCACTTCCATCGCTGCTGGGGAGGAGGAGGCAGTAGCGTCAGGAGTGGCCTT
This window encodes:
- the LOC119291514 gene encoding 40S ribosomal protein S27, with translation MVLQNDIDLLNPPAELEKLKHKKKRLVQSPNSFFMDVKCQGCFNITTVFSHSQTVVVCPGCQTVLCQPTGGKARLTEGCSFRRKGD